The sequence ctTACCTCCTCGTAGATGCACCTCAGGAAGTTGATTTCGTCAGTCAGAGCTCCCACCTTGGCTTCCAACTCTACTTTAGTCATGTAGGCACAGTCCACATCCTAAAGGAAAGATCACACAGATTACTTTAGGTTCCTCCTGGAAATCCTTCAGGACCAGGGAAATTACAGTCTGTGCTGAGGGTAACAGCTGTGATGGTGTTATTCAATTACGCAAATTAAAAACAAGGGACTTCAAATATCAGCCCACAGATCCTACAGTCTCTCCAAATTCCCGTTCAAGAGGGAGTCCCCTCGAAGCACAGATAAAGCCTGATATTCAAGCAATCATTTTGTAGTGCATGTGACTCACCTTCTTAAGCACCACAAACTCGTTCTCAGCAGTTGTGCGCCTGTTGATCTCTTCCTCATACCTATGGAGAGTAAAAATACAAGCTGAGTTTCCTGAATTTTCCTGCCTAAGGCCACACTAAACAAactaaaaggggggaaaaaaaaaaaaaaaaaaaaaaacaacaaaaacccacagaataaaatatttagactGAAAAAACTATGTCCACAATTGCCATAAAAAGCATCTGTCTGAAGAAAAATGACTACCAAGTTGCTTGAGTTGCTTTCTGGGTTAGTCTGTCCCTGCACTTACTTGGTTTTGTAGTCCTCAACGTATTGCTGCATGTTCTGCAGTTCCGACTCCAGCTGCCCCCTCTGTGCCAAGATTGAGTCCAGCTGCCTCCTCAGGTTCTGGATGTAATTTTCAAAGATGACATCAAGGTTCTTCCTTGGCCCCGAAGGCCCTTGCTGTTGGAGGAGCTCCCACTTGGTGGAGAGGACCTTGTTCTGTTGCTCCAGGAAGCGGACCTGAAAGCCAACACATGGAGTATCCACCATCACAtgtggaacagcagcagcagccaaggcaCCCTTTCATCACGTAAAAAGATTCTCCTTTGCATGACGATGAGAGAAcgagttaactttttttttttaatttctgttgttgcCTAAACTGCAAgatcaggaaaaggaggaaatttCTAAGACATATTCAAGTCAAAGGAGCTTCTAAATGTAGCACCAGCTCCAAGTACATTCCCATTGCAGGTCGTATAGAAACCTGAGATTTCTAGTCTAGATTTAAAAGCCTggatatttgaaaacaaagagaagaaaattatattagtGAATACTTAAATGGGAgggtatttggaaagaaaatggtacAGAAGGGAAAATTTGTGCCTGAAACCTGAAGATGTTTGGAAGCGTTGAGCCTGCTTGCAAGAATAACCTATTAGTTGAGCCTGGTGCAACAGGCTAGGTGAAAGCCCTGAAGACATAGCTTTGATCTCGTATGGAAGGGAGATTCTCATCTCTTCCCTAGCAGTGCTTAATAAAAAGACTCTACTCAAGCTACTCAGCCTGCTGATATTTAGCTCAAAAAGGACAACATTTCTACAGAACTTGAAAGTTCCTCCCAATTTTGACCCTTAATTAGACACAATCCCACCCTCTCACCTTATCAATGAAAGAGGCAAACTGATTGTTAAGAGTCTTGATCTGTTCCTTCTCCTGGTTTTTGACTTGCTGGATCTGGGGATCAATCTCAACGTGAACTGGCTGTAGGAGGCTTGTGTCAACCTGCACTGGCTGGATTCCAGGGCCACCTCTACCGGGGCCACCAAAGCCTGGCATGCCAAAGCCTGGTCCATAGCCACCCATTCCTCCACCACCCATTCCTCCACCACCCATTCCTCCACCATAACCACCCATTCCTCCACCAAAGCCACCCATTCCTCCACCGTAACCACCCATTCCTCCACCAAAGCCACTCATTCCTCCACCAAAGCCACCCATTCCTCCTCCATAGCCTCCACCAAAGCCACCCATTCTGCCTCCGTATCCTCCACCGCTATAACATCCACCCATGGAAATCCTTGCACTGCCTCCCATGTTATGGAGACTCTTGCTGCCAAACCCTCCACAACGTCCGCCACCTCCAAATCCCCTGGACACAGAGAACGAGCTGTAGCTGCTCCTGCTTCTGCCGCCACCTCCTCCAAAGCCACCACCGATGGCAGAGCAAGAGCTGTAACCCCTTCTACTCCCGCCTCCAAAGCTTCTGCAGACAGACTGCCGAGACATGGCTGTTTCTTCTAAGCAGAGTCAAAAATCGAGAAGATAAGAAAGATCAATGGAGTTGTGCTGCGAGGAGATGAGTGCAAAGAGAAGGGAAGTAAGTCCCTCTGACTCGAGGGCAGTAGATGCTCTCTTTTATCTGTTTCTGCAGGTGGGCTGGGTTTGCATGGGCGTGAAGGAGGAGACAGTTACTGTCTTCATCAGTGTGGCGTGGTTTACAGATTTTCATCTTCAATTTGCCAAACATTGACCCTACCCAGAAACACACCCTATAAtgcaggagaaaattaaaaaagatacaaCTGTGTCTACCGAATGGTAGCACTCAATGACTAAGAAGTCTTACCCTTTTGTGGTATAGTAACAGTCTCCCTAGGATatgctactcttttttttttcacctttcatcCATTGTGGTTGTTTCCCTGCTTATGTTTATCTTTATTTTGATCTTTCACTCCAAAGCCCCATGGCAGGCAAGCGCTGTAGTTCATGCCAAATTGTAGCATGGCTTTCACAATTCCCAAAACACACCTATGTTACACCCTTAGTCTTCTTTTTACATGGAAAATTGCCTTTGGCTTTGAGAAGTAGTTTCTCAATCTAGAGCCAGAGCTCAGCAAATTGCATTTTGATGAGGCTCTGCATCTTTTTGATAAATAAAACCCTACCAGAAACGAGATAGAGGAGCAATGGTTGGCACTGGAAATTCAT comes from Mycteria americana isolate JAX WOST 10 ecotype Jacksonville Zoo and Gardens chromosome 26, USCA_MyAme_1.0, whole genome shotgun sequence and encodes:
- the LOC142421155 gene encoding keratin, type II cytoskeletal cochleal-like, with the translated sequence MSRQSVCRSFGGGSRRGYSSCSAIGGGFGGGGGRSRSSYSSFSVSRGFGGGGRCGGFGSKSLHNMGGSARISMGGCYSGGGYGGRMGGFGGGYGGGMGGFGGGMSGFGGGMGGYGGGMGGFGGGMGGYGGGMGGGGMGGGGMGGYGPGFGMPGFGGPGRGGPGIQPVQVDTSLLQPVHVEIDPQIQQVKNQEKEQIKTLNNQFASFIDKVRFLEQQNKVLSTKWELLQQQGPSGPRKNLDVIFENYIQNLRRQLDSILAQRGQLESELQNMQQYVEDYKTKYEEEINRRTTAENEFVVLKKDVDCAYMTKVELEAKVGALTDEINFLRCIYEEELAQMQTISRDLSVVVSMDNNRHLDLDSIIEEVRRQYEQIAQSSRAEAEAWYQSQYEQLQNTAGRHGDSLRNTKIEIQELTRNIQRLRAEIENVKKQNQQLQAAIAEAEERGEMALKDARIKLEELESALSKDKEELARLLKEYQELLNIKIALDVEIAMYRKLLEGEENRLCNDGMSNVNVSVVGRTTIAGGRGGMGGGFGGGSGMGGGFGGGSGMGGGFGGGSGMGGGMGGGVCGVGGSFGGGSMGGSCGMGGGMYGGGFSSGSGRICVPGGGSFSSGGGSSSVRRCVTTTSVKSSGVRF